Below is a genomic region from Mycoplasma phocoeninasale.
TTTTCTTTTGACATTTTATTAATTTTTTCAATTGATCTATCAATTTCTTTTTGAATATTATCTAAATATTGTTTTTGTAGATCCTCTGAAAGTTCTGAATCATTCTTAATCTTCTTGTTGATGTCTTGACGAAACTGTCTAACAATAACACGTGCATGTTCAGTGATTGAACCTAATTGTTTAGTCATTTCCACTCTTTTCTCTGTAGTCATTTGTGGATATGTCAATCTTAGTTGATGACCCTCATTGGCAATTGAAATATTAAGTTTACTATCTAGTAAAGTTTTTTCAATTGTTTTAAGAACGGCAACATCATAAGGTTTTACCAAAAGTTGAAGGGGACTAGCAATACTAATAGCTGAAATTTCTTCTAAGCTAATCATTGAATCATAATAATTAATTTGAATTTTATTAATTAATGCTGGGTTAGCTCTTCCGACTGCTATTTTAGTCATTTGCATTTCAAAATTGTCAATGTTCTTGGCAAGTTCCTTGTTAAGTTCAAGTAAATATTCGTTTAATTCCATGTTTTTTCCTTATCTGAGATTATTTGTTGTTTGTAATTATTGTGTTAGGAATTTTATTTTCAATTACCCTAAGCAATGCATTGTTTTCATTGATGTCAAAAATAACAATATCAATATTATTATCTCGCGCCATTGAAGCCGCAGTTGAATCAATAATCTTTAGATCTTTTTCAAGTAATTCATCATATGATATTCGATCGTATTTTTTCGCCATACTATTGATGCGAGGATCAGAATCATAAACGCCATCAACATTATTTTTACCCATTAAAATTGCGTCTGCGTTAATTTCACTCGCAAATAAAGTTGAGGCTGTATCAGTAGTAAAGAAAGGTCTTCCAGTTCCCCCGGCAAATATTACCACTTTACCATTCCGTAAATATTTTTTAGCTTTTTCATTGATGTAAACTTCACAAACTTTAGGGTCCATTGTTAAACTCGATAATACTCTGCAATTTAAATTATTATTTTCAAAACCTGATTGAAGTGCTAGGGCATTCATTGTGGTAGCGAGCATTCCGATATAGTCGGCACGAACTCTTTGAATTCCATTTTTTGCGGCGCTTGTTCCCCGTCAGAAGTTTCCTCCGCCGACAACAATTGCTACTTCAATTCCCTTGTCGACAATAACCTTTAATTGCTTGGCAAATTTATCAACTAATTCATAATCAATTGCTAACTTTTTCTTGTCTTTATTTGCTAAACCCTCGCCTGAGAGTTTAATCAAAACCCTTTTATACGACATTTTTATACCTCTTTTCAAACTATTTAATATATTATATATTATTTACTTTTAATATTACTTTTTTATGCGAATTGAATTTATTACTTAACAATTTTTACATTAAAATTTATAGCTTTTAAATTCAACATTTTGGGTATTTAAAATAACTTTTTTTAGCACATAATTACTCTATTAGTAATTTATAGAAAGTTAGGTTATTAGTTTAAAATATTTAAAATTTTAAGTGAAAATATTTTATCCATTACTTTAGATCAATTTTTTCTTCAGCTTTTTCATAAATATTAATGCGGTTTTCAACATCAATTTTATTAATGATCCAACCATTAAAGTGACAATTCTTGATAAATTCGTCGATGCGGTTTTTTCCATCAAGAGCCTTAAGTGTAATCACTGCCCCAAATTTGACATCAAGTCCATCAATTGCGTCCAGACGATTGCTAGTTTTAATTTCCAAACCTCAGTTTTTGCTCATAGTTTCATTTCATTTAAGAGCTTGATTTTTTTTGTTTATATCTTTTGCAATAAACTTAACATTATCTCATTTACGGTATTCTTTCCGAGCCGTTTCTTCAAATGTGTAAATTTTATGAGGATCATTATCTTGATTTTGTTTATTATTTTTGATGTCTTCAATTTTATATTTGCCATCGCCAATTTTTTTTACTCTGCCAAAATGCAAATCAAATTCAGTGTTTGTATAATCAACACCTTGATTGCGATTACACTTTGGAAAATAACACATTATGACTTTTGCGATATATGGATATGTTTGATTTACTAGCGGTACTGGAAACTCATAATTATATGTGTTTCACTCTCTGCTAACGTCGGACACCACAAATTTAATTTCATCATCTTTAGTATAAAGAATGTCATTAATATGAATTGGAACAATACCATGGCCTAATAGTGCTGACTCTGCACTAGGAATGTTAACTGATCATTTTCTAGCAGAATCAATAATTAGTGCCTTGGCAACCTCTCGACTCTGCCCCAATACATCAATTAAATATGATAATTTTCTAGCTACTCAAGGAGCAGCAAAAGAAGTACCGGAAATTTGTACTAATCCTCTAGCTGTCGATGAATAAACAGTAATTTCTTCACCAAAATTATAATCCCCGCCATAGTAGCTAACATCTGGTTTTAAAAAATAAGATAGTACCGGGCCTCGGCGACTATAACTTGCCGGATTTTTATCTTTTATTCTTACTGAATTAACCACAATGCTATTGATTGAATCGGCTGGTGAGCCAATTTTAAGATTGCCGTTAATGTCTTTAGGTTTATTTGTGCCGGAAATGACAAATATAACATTGTACTCACTTTGAATTTTGTCAAGTTCATAGGCTGCAAGTGAAACATAATTATCATTGATTTCCGATCTCGATCCCAGTGAAATATTCCACACTCTAATTTTGTTTGAATACCTAGCAATTATAATTTTTAATTTTTTAAGAAAGTCAATCATTGACAAATTTTTAGCAGCATAAATACCGAAATGTTTAACTTTGAATCTCCCACAACCATCATCCAAGTTTGGATTTAGTGCCGGGCCATCAACAATGATTGAAGAAACAGCGGTTCCATGCTCATAATAACCCGGAGCTTTCGTAATTTCTGGGGACACCATTTCTTCGTAATCAACTCATTCACTAAAGTAGGAATTTTTATCAAATAGTGTATCAATAACACCAATTGTTGGTTCATTTGTTGGAGAAACAATGATAAGGGATGGATTATCAGAGGAAGAAATAGCAAAATCCTCATAGTCCAATTTGGATAAATTTTCAACACCCATATTCACAAGATAAGGAGCTTTTTCATATAATTCTTTAATAGCATCTTCATTTAGATTAATAGTCAAATTATCAAAAGAATCAATGTTCAAGACATAAATGCCTAATTTTTGTAATATCGTTGCAACATCTTGTTTGACATCGTAAATTGTTATCAGTTTATTATCAAAATTAGGTGTGGCTTTGTCAACATTAAATAAATCTATATAGGAAACATCGGCAATTAAACTCTGAAAAACTGATTTTTTCATCTGTCAATGATCTTGAAATTTTGTATTAATATTTTTCAAGGCAAAAATATCAATACCACCATTAAACTCCTTATCGACTATTTCTCTGCCTTTAGATAACATATCAATACTTCTTTCCAAATCCTTCATTTCTAAAAAATAAGTAATTATATGTTTATTTTTTTCAGCATTGAATTTTGAGCCTACGATCGCCCTATTTGAGTCTTTACCTTTAAAAATTCCCTTAATACGGTTGCTTTTGGCAGCAATTTTATTGTAATATACACTAATTAAAACTCCATTGATAATTTCAAATTTATCTTTTCAATAATCCTTAATTTCTTTCAATTGTTGTTCAAGTTTTTTTATATGCTCTACCGTTACAATAAAATTACCATTCATCGAAATGCTGCCGCCAGCGATTCTCTTTTGTTGTTCAAATTTTTTGCCTTTTAACTCTAGTAAATTATTCATTATTATCTAGTTCCTTTTTAATTTCTCTCGCCACTGAGCTTTTTGATTTTTCTTTTAAAATTTCGATTTCTCTGACTGTAAAACCTTCTTTGTGAATTTCGTCATATTTTTTATTATCTAAACCACCAACAAGACTATTATAAATTCTAATTAAGTAACCAAATTTAGAACCTTTTTCACTAAATGCTAGCGAAGTTTTAATAATATTTTTTAGTTCTCCTGGATAAGGAAGCTTCTTGACTAATTTTAGAATTTTTTTAAACACGCGTACATCTAGCGATGCTCCCTCAAATTTTTTGATAATTGCTTCAAGATAGTATTTGGCTACATCAATTAAGTCTTCTTGAGTATAACGATCAAAATTAATTGTTGCGTCAAATCTTCTAATTAGAGCTTTATCAAAACTTGAAAAAAGGTTTGTGGTAGCAATTATTACAATGTCTTTATTGTGTGAAAATAGTTTATCTAACTCTTTTAATACTGTTGATGTTACTCTCCCCATTTCTCTAACATCATTTGAATTAATTCTATCTAGGGCAATCGCATCCATTTCGTCAAACAAAATGACAATTCTATCGGAAAAAGGAATGGCATTAATTTCATCAAAAAGATTAATAATATTCTTATTAGTTTGTCCTAGTTTTGAATCCACTAGGCTTTCAAAATTCACTGAATAAAGTGATCTTTTTAAAATTCTCGCTACATTTTTAACGGCTTCAGTTTTTCCGGTACCTGGCGGACCTTGAAAAAGAAATTTATTAATTCCGCTTTTATGATCAATGGCATTGATAATCCCCTTAATATCATCAATAATTGCTGCTGGCAAATGTAAATCTTCGATTTTATCAATAGTAATTCTTTCTAAAAATTCACTATTGATTTCAAAGTCCTTGTTATTTGATTGAGCTACAAGATCTTCAGCTGAAATTCCTCGTAGTGAAAGTACATAATTTGCAAGTTCATCATCACCAATACTATCAAAATATTTAGCAACTTCTATAACCTCGCCATTGAAAGCAATTTCATCTTTCTCGTAGTGGTATTTAATTAAATTTAGTATATTTCGCTTCTTCATTATTAACCTTTCTATTTATAAAAATATTATAACATTTATGGGACAAATTTTTTATTTTTGGGACTAATTTTATAATTTTATAAATATGAAATGTAAAAAAAATAGCTTTTATTTTTGCTATTTTTAGACTAATTATTTTTATTATTTAGCTATTTTAGAATCGATGCTAAATAGTTTTTGCTTAGCCTTATTAACGGCATCATAAGCCCCACTACGGGTCATGGCAAGTTCCTGGGCAATTTCGGAAAATGATAAATCTTCAAAGTAGTGAAGATATAGAGCTTGTTTTTGAGAGTTGGTTAGTAAATCTTTGTATTTTTCAAATAGTTCAACAACTTTTGTGCGTTCTGAGATGTTTTCCATTAATCAACTAATCCCTTCATTAACCCATAAATATAAGAATCTAAATCAAATTCAGCTAAATCAGTAACTTGTTCACCTAGACCAACATATTTAACCGCTAAATTAAGTTCATCTTTAATTGTTAGGACAATTCCACCCTTAGAAGTTCCATCCATCTTCGTTAAAACAATTCCCGAAAGCGGTGTTGCTTCGCCAAAAACTTTAGCTTGAGCAATACCATTTTGTCCAGTCGTCGCATCTAAGACAAGTAAACTTTCATGTGGAGCATCTGGAACTTTGTTTGCTAAAACTTTATTTAATTTTGCAAGTTCAGACATTAAATTAACCTTGTTTTGTAATCTACCAGCAGTATCAATAATTAAAACATCGTAGTGCTCTGCTTGGGCTTTATCAATAGCGCGATAAACAACTGCGGCTGGATCTTTTTCATTTTCATTTGGTTTAACAATGTCAGCCCCAACACGTTTAGACCAAATTTCTAGTTGTTCAACTGCCGCAGCACGAAAAGTATCGGCCGCTGCGATTAAAACCTTGTTATTCTCTAAGATTAGTTTGTTAGCAATCTTTGAGATTGAAGTAGTTTTTCCTGAACCGTTTACTCCAACAACTAAAATCACATTTAGCCGACCTTTTTCGACATTTAAAGAAGTATCAATAATTGAATTCGAAGTATAAATCGTGAATAATTTATCGGCAATAATTTCGCCAATTAGTTTTGGATCACTAATATTTTCATTTTTAACTTCTTTTTTACATTCATTAATAATAATCTGTACAAGCTTGATTGAAATATCAGCCATAATCAAAATTTCTTCTAGCTCTTCAAAAAACTCTTCATTGATTTCATTGTATTTATTTTGTAGTTGTTTAATACTTTCTGTAAATGAAGAATTAGACTTAGAAAGTCCGGCAATATATGTGTCAAGTCGCTTAGTTTTCTTAAGTTCCTTTTCAAGTTTTTTCTGCTCTTTTGCTTCAATTTTAGCCTGTTTTTTTGCTATTCTTTCTTCCTTAGTTCCGAATAGTTTGTCCTTTAAATTTGATCAAAAACCCATATTGTAATCCTTTCGTGCTTAATTCTTAAATAATTTTAAACTATTTGAAATTTTTTTTAAATAAATGGAGTATGCAATTATGAAAAGTTAGATTAATTAATATATAATTTACATTAATGAAAACAAATAATGAGACAAATAAAATTTACCTTTTTGCTTATGATGAAATGAAAGACCTAGAGTTTTTTACCAAACTTTTTGGCATGGATGTAGTGCACCAAAAAGCTAGGTTAACAGGCTTTGTTAAGTGCGTTAATGAAGATGGTGAATTTTTTATAAGAAGAGATGCTACAAGCTATTTAGAAGGATTGGTTTTTGAACTCAATAAAGAACAGCTATTTTTTGCGGATAAGTGGAAACTTTTACCAATCTATGATCGTTTTTTAGTCAATGTTGAGTTAACTGAAACAAATGAAATACTAGAAAATGTCTATGTATATTCTAAAATTGAAAGCGGAAATTACCGCATTGCAAAAAAAGAAGATGAAAATCAACCAAAAGATGTCTTTTTAATTCAAAATTTTATTCATTTTTTAACTATCCAAAAAAGAATGAAACAATATAACTTATATGATTTCTTGTTTATTTATAAAATTGATAATGAAACTAAAAAATACTATGAAAATATTTCTAATCCAAATGCTTTTATTTCATTTCATGATACAGAAGCCAGATTTCAGACATCAATAATCCCTTGTGTTTTAGTTACATTTAATGAATGTGGGCAAGATTACATAGCCATTACTATTTTTGAGCGTAATGACTACTTTAATGCTATTAGCTACTATGAGATGTTTTATGGCCTTGGAGATTATAAAAATATTAGAGTTGACCTTACCAGTGTTGATGAGAGTATAAGCCTTGGTGCCTTTAAAAACAAAAAGCCCGACCTCATTCTATCAATGAAGGAAGATAAAACTATTTTAGAAATGAAATATGCTGAATATGAAAAAGCTTATGAACTGGTTGTGCCTGAATTTGAAGTTCATCATTGGGATCGTTTCAATTATTTGGTTGCTTTTTTCTTATCTAAAGAGTAAATAAAGAATGTCTGAAAAAATAAAAAACACCAAAACGGCATAGGGTTTGGTGTTTTAAATTATTAGTTTTGGGTTGTTTCGTGATTTTGTGAAGCTTTTGGAGTTTGTAGAGCTTGATTTGAAATAAGTTTATCAATGTAGTCATAGTCATAAAACTTGTCGTATGCAAGTTCCATGTCTGGAGCAATTCCGTCTTCAATTGATTCATTATTTTCGCCAAAAACAGCATTGTTAGGTGAGCTAATTGTTACAGTTGTACCATCTAGAAGGGTGATTGGCATAATTGCCGACATTCCACCACCAGTTCTTTGACCAATAATTTTAGCAATTCCCATTTCTTTAACAATACTTGTTAATTGGTTTGCAGCACTGAAGGTATTAATTCCAACAAGTAGATTTCAGTTATATTGTGTATATGCATCTTTTCCATACCGATCATTACCTTTAGTGTCAACAACCGATTGACTTAGATCAGCACGGCGGTTTAGAACATCATATTCACGGTTTAGGATTGGTTTATTTGTCATAAATCCTAATGTTCTAACCATAGACGCAAACGCTACCACCACCATTAATTGCTAGGTTTAAAACGATATTTTTAATAGTTGGTTTTTTTTCTAATTCTTTCATTAAATATCTCATTAGGTAATATGTATCGTATCTTCAACTATCATCTTTGGCTAGTTGTTCTTTAGTTCCGTCTTCAAATCCTAATAAGGTAACAAAGGCAGTATTTCCTTTATATTTAATATAGTCATCAGCATTGAAGTCATCCAATTTTTTACCAAATGATTTTTCAAAGTTTTCAACTAACATTTTACGGTTAGCATTAAATTTCTTATAATATTCCCCACGTATATCCTTGCCTTCTAGGATTTCATATCATTTTGCCATTCATCTATCTTCGTAGTATGATAATGAGTTTATTCTTGTGTGTAATTCATTTAGTTGCTTTTGGAAGATATTAACATATGCTTGGTTAAAGTCATCTCTATTTGTTGAAAGAAATTTTTCTTTATCTGCTGCGCTAATGTATGAATCAAATGATTTAATTTTCTTGTGTTCTTTAAGACCATAGAAGTGGTCCATTACAAAAAGGAAGTGTTTGTATGTCGCTTCTCTTTCCGCTTTAGTTGGGGTTTTATTATTTTTGGCATTCTTTCTAATTCTTTTTACAGCTTCGTCTGGACTGTCGCCAAAAGCATTAACTCCAGCTTCAACATTAGTGAAATTTTCACCATTAAAGTATAGGTTAGTAAATCCTTGACTCATAAATAAGGTATTAAATACAGAAAATGGAATTATTAATTTTCCTTCTTTGAAAATAATATCCATATCATATTTTTCTAAATCAAATAGGACTCCCTTATTGTCTTCAAATTTATTACTATATTTTGTTTGTAAGAATTGTGCACCGTTGGTTTGTTCTTGTGGTTTTTGAATTTCATAGAAGAATGATGTACTTGTTGCGTGAATATAGTTTTTATCTCAGTTGAAGATTACTTGGTTTGATATTTGCCCATCAAATGATGTTTGATAAATTTTTTGGTTATTTGTGGTGTCCACAAATGTTTTATACCCGGTTGTGTCAATATATCCGCTAAGAACTTCTAATGCTTCATCAACATCAATATATGGTACAGCGTCATTATCTCCTTTAAAGTACGCAGTTAATTTATTATCATTAATAGTGTACTCAGGATTGAAGTTTTTAAATTCATATTTATTTGATTTAAGATATAGGTTGTCGTCATTTGTAGGATTAACATTCGGAAGCTTGTTTTCTTCTTTTATTCTTTGAATTTCCTTTTCTTTTTCAATAAGTTCTTCTTTTAACTTTTTGTTTTCATCTTTTTGTGATTCGGTTTGGCAGCTAGCTGCGATTAAAGATATTGGTGCAAAAACACCTAATCCCAAAGGAACTAAAACTGATGTCAAAATCTTTGACTTTCTCGTTTGTTTCATAATTTTTTATCCCTCCTTTTAAGGACATTTTTTTAAACATACTTGATTAAATTTTATTATAAAATAATATTTTTACAAAAAAATGGCGCGTCAACAGCCAAAATTGTGAGTTTTTTGAATAAAATCACAAAAAATCTTAAATAATATTTTAAAAATCATATTTAACTGTTTTTCTTGTAAAATAGAAAAATATGAAAAATAAATTACATAAAAATATGGTCAAAAATTTTTTCGCAGTTAAGGATTTTAAATTCATTTTTAAATTAACCTTACCAATTTTTATTCAAACTTTATTTTTCGCCCTTATCTCATTAGTTGGATCTTTAGCAACGAGTTTCTATCAGCAGGTTTATCATATTGATGGCTCTTATAATGGCTATTATTTTTACACGATATCAAAAATTTTGACTGTTTATAAAATTTTGGTTTTTATTCCAATTATTTATCAGCTCGGAGTTTTAGTTGTTGCCTCGAATTTATTTGGCCAGAATAAAGTTGATAAAATACCGCAAGTAATATCATCGGCAATTTATGTATCATTAATTATTAATTTTGCCTGTTATTTTATAATGTTTGGAATCTCACCAATCATCCTTGCTAAAGCAGGAGCACGTGAGTCAGCTATTTATAGTTGAAAAACAATTGAAAACTATGAAATATTTCAAAACAACTTAAAACTCGCAAATGGTCTTAAAATACCAACAAGTATTTTAGTTAATGGTGGTAGCTTTGGCGGTAAGGTATTTATTAATAGTAATCCTTATATTTTAGTTAATAATGAACTAGCCTTTGCTCAAAAATTTTTACAAATCACTACAATTGATATTTTTGTAATTTCGATTGCTTTTATTCTAACTTCAGCATTACAGGCAATTGAAAAAAATCGTTTTGCCATTATTGGAGTAATTGTCGCCATATTTATTAGAACAATATGAACATATTTAATACTTTTAACACCAAAAAATATTGATTTAATGATCTTGGTGGCGCTTGAAACAATTATCGGAGGAGTAATACAGCTAACAATCGCTTATATATTTGTCCAGAAATTAATTATTGCTAAACAACCAAAAATTCCATTTAAGGCCTCTTGAAACTCAAAGTATATAAAAGAAATTTTGAAAATTGGAGCACCAATTGCAATTGAAACCGGAATTTGATTTACATCTCAGTATTTTATTGCGGCGGCAATTCCTTTTGCAATTTCACAAGATAAATTCATTGGCATCTGAAGGGCAGTAAATAATGGATATGATGTATTTAATTCATTCTTACTAGGACTAGGTTATGTTACTAGTGTTATTGTGGCAGTGGAGATTGGAAAGCAAGATCTTGGTCGCGCTCATTCACTTGGCAGAAGTGCTTTTAAATTAGGTTTATATGCACAAACAATATTTTCAATTTTAGGCATTGCTATGACCTATCCAATGCTAAAAATTTACTCAATTGATAAGAGTTTAATTAGCAGCCTAGGTTATAGCATTATGGCAATTTTGATGGTCAAAGCAATATTTGATGTTGGTAACCTAACAATATTGAGAGGACTTTGAGGTGCAAATGATGTTCTAATGCCAATTTTTGTTGCGATAACAACAATGATTGGTTTACAACTTAGCACAATCTATTTTGTCGGCATTTATCAAAACACTTCAAAAGAAGTTAATAAATTAAGCGCAGAAACTTACATTATTATTGTTTCTTTAATCACATTAATTGACCCTATCACTAGAAGCACATTATACAACCTTAGATGGAATAGTCGTGTTTGACATAAATATGCTAAGAGACTATAGCAAAAAATGACGGATCACAGTCCGGCATTTTTATTTATAAATTTAATTATTTTAACTTTAAAAATATTTTTATCTCTTTACTTATGTTATCGATTTCAGTTTTATCAGCTTCTAATAATGAAGATTTTTTAGATATGAGTGATGTCCTTGATTCTTAATTCAATTGTTTTGGTTCGCTTTACCTTTTGATTGATCTTATTCTTCTACAGATTTCAAAAGAATTTTCAAATTCGCATTTAAGTTTTATTTTTTTATAATTACTTTCTTTATTATTCATATGTGCCTTATCCTTTTTTCAATAATTTATCCAATTTTTTAAGTTAGTAAATATATTTTATTTATGACTAAACAATTTAAAAAATAAGACATTATTGACAATATTCAAAGAGTGAAAAAATTAAAAAATATTTGCCTCAACATGGCAAATATAAATTACTAACCTTGCTTTTTCAAAATATATTTTACTTCTTCTTTAAGGATTGAACTAATTTCCTTAATTCCTCTATATCTTAAGCCCGTTTTACTTTCTATAGCCTTTTCAATATAGTATAAGAAATTTGCTGCAATTTTCTTTGTTTCAGAATCAATTTTATTTGAGTTGATATAAAATTTTAAAACAGTGTATGGATAGAATAAAACCTCGTAATTGTAATATTTAATATTTCTTTGTTTAATATATTCCACTCAACTATCATTAAAACCATCAATGTAGGGTTTGAATTGATTATATGGATTAATCTTAAGAAGAAATTCCTTTGATTTTTCTAATAGTAAATTCGCAAATTCTGAATATTTTCCAGTAAATGTTCCTGCATTATCGCTTAGATCTAATGATTCAAGTTGTTTCAAAAATGAATCAATATCACTATTAGCGTTTGGACTATCATTTAAATAGTCCTCCAAATTTCGAATTAATTCTCTACCATTTTTAAGAGCCGATGTATTTTTGTCATCTTTGTCTAATAGTTTTGTTATAAGTTTGTAAAACTCTCTAAAGTGAGAGTATGTTTTTAATTCACCTTGCTTTGCTAAATCCTTAAATTCTTGTAAAGTTATAGCATATAAGTTCATATAAATAATGTCTGTTGAATAATCATTTTTTTCAAAATCTGTTTTAATATTACGTTCATTTATAATTTCTATTAATTCTTTATTAAGAATAAAAATTAATCATATTAATAGCTGAATTATTCAAGCCGGTTTTACTATTTATCGCCTCATCAACTAGCTTTATGACCTTTATTAGCATTTGTTGAGTATATCCTTCCAAATCAGGAAAATTAACAAAAGATTTTAGAACTGATTCAAGATAAAATAGGGTTTGATAATTGAAATATTTAATATTTCTATTTTTAGTGTATTCCTTTCAAATGTCATTAAAAGTGTCTATAAATGATTTAATTTTTGCGCTAGGGTTGACTTTTGCTATAAATTTTTTTGACTCATTTACAACTAGATTATAAAATTGCGAATATTTTCCTAAATCTTGATTATCCTTTGGCGTTGGATCTATTGAAAAATTATTGCCAATATTAAGCAAGTTTGGTTTTTTGAAAATGGATTGAAAATCTGTAGCATTAGGTTTGTTATTTAAATAATCCTGAAAATCATTAAGGAATTGAATTCCATTTGAAAGAGCAACACTATTATCTTTATCCTCTTTTTGTAGTTTTTCAATAAGCATTTTTAGTTCATTAATTTGTGAATAAGCTTTCAAATTATTATCTCTAGCCAAATTATAAAATTTCGAAAATATTAGCACAAATAGATTCATGTATAAAAAATTATTTGGATATTTTACGGCTACAAAATTATTTTCAACAACTTCCTTTTCTTTTAAGTGATCCGGTAATTCTTCAAAAATAATTTTATCAAGTTCACGAATTTCGCGATATGATAATCCTGTTTTTGAGTTTATAGCTCTATCAAGATAATCTTTGGTTCCATCAATTTTTCCTCCAGCACCAGACCCAACTGCAAGTGAATTATTATAATAATTAACTCACCCTTTTAGATTAAATAAAACTCTATAATT
It encodes:
- a CDS encoding MATE family efflux transporter — translated: MKNKLHKNMVKNFFAVKDFKFIFKLTLPIFIQTLFFALISLVGSLATSFYQQVYHIDGSYNGYYFYTISKILTVYKILVFIPIIYQLGVLVVASNLFGQNKVDKIPQVISSAIYVSLIINFACYFIMFGISPIILAKAGARESAIYSWKTIENYEIFQNNLKLANGLKIPTSILVNGGSFGGKVFINSNPYILVNNELAFAQKFLQITTIDIFVISIAFILTSALQAIEKNRFAIIGVIVAIFIRTIWTYLILLTPKNIDLMILVALETIIGGVIQLTIAYIFVQKLIIAKQPKIPFKASWNSKYIKEILKIGAPIAIETGIWFTSQYFIAAAIPFAISQDKFIGIWRAVNNGYDVFNSFLLGLGYVTSVIVAVEIGKQDLGRAHSLGRSAFKLGLYAQTIFSILGIAMTYPMLKIYSIDKSLISSLGYSIMAILMVKAIFDVGNLTILRGLWGANDVLMPIFVAITTMIGLQLSTIYFVGIYQNTSKEVNKLSAETYIIIVSLITLIDPITRSTLYNLRWNSRVWHKYAKRL